The following proteins come from a genomic window of Pseudomonadota bacterium:
- the dcd gene encoding dCTP deaminase, producing the protein MIKPDHWIREFGESGGIYPFNPEQVNPASYDVTVANHWICPTRDPEELLADSIVLFPGEVILATTQEYLKMPRDVVCDLKLKSSLGRLWLNHSLSGWIDCGFNGQVTLELQNLGPYPRELSKGMRVAQLVFLGMSSAPDVAYGEGGRGHYQGQTGATKAWSDEFFPKILGPKRR; encoded by the coding sequence ATGATTAAGCCAGACCATTGGATTAGAGAATTCGGCGAAAGCGGGGGCATTTACCCCTTTAATCCGGAGCAAGTTAACCCAGCAAGTTACGACGTTACGGTAGCAAACCACTGGATCTGCCCAACCCGTGATCCTGAGGAGCTTTTAGCAGATTCTATCGTTCTCTTTCCTGGCGAGGTGATTCTGGCGACCACACAGGAGTACCTCAAGATGCCGAGGGATGTGGTGTGCGACCTAAAGCTTAAGAGCTCGCTTGGTCGCTTATGGCTAAATCACAGCTTAAGTGGTTGGATAGATTGCGGATTTAATGGGCAGGTAACCCTTGAATTGCAAAACCTCGGTCCATATCCACGCGAGCTTTCAAAGGGCATGCGGGTAGCACAGCTCGTATTTCTCGGCATGTCGTCGGCTCCAGATGTAGCTTACGGCGAGGGGGGCCGCGGCCATTATCAGGGTCAAACTGGGGCAACAAAGGCCTGGTCTGATGAGTTTTTCCCGAAGATTCTTGGCCCGAAAAGACGCTAA
- a CDS encoding enoyl-ACP reductase translates to MGMFDGKKVLVLGVANERSIAWGIAEALHKEGAELAFNYLNEALERRVRPLADSLGCKNVLPCDVQHDDQIDLMFEELKSRWGTIDAVVHSLAYAEKEDLTNRFVNTTRKGFQTALDISAYSLVAVTKRALPLMSEKGGSILTMTYLGAERVVQNYNVMGVAKAALEASVRYLASDLGEFNIRVNAISAGPIKTLAAAGIPQFRDMLSAFAEKAPMKRNVTQADVANTGLYLLGPLGSGVTGEVVYVDCGFNIMGS, encoded by the coding sequence ATGGGAATGTTTGACGGCAAGAAGGTATTAGTTCTCGGTGTTGCTAATGAGCGCAGTATTGCGTGGGGCATCGCAGAGGCGCTTCATAAAGAGGGCGCGGAGCTCGCTTTTAATTACCTAAACGAAGCGCTTGAGCGTCGTGTGCGTCCATTGGCGGATAGCCTCGGTTGCAAGAACGTGTTGCCGTGCGATGTTCAACATGATGATCAGATTGATTTGATGTTCGAGGAGCTTAAGAGCCGTTGGGGTACAATTGATGCCGTCGTGCACTCCCTGGCATACGCCGAGAAGGAGGATCTAACCAATCGCTTCGTTAACACAACTCGCAAAGGGTTCCAGACAGCGCTTGATATATCAGCGTATTCGTTGGTAGCTGTGACCAAAAGAGCCCTGCCTCTGATGAGCGAGAAAGGTGGTTCAATTCTTACCATGACGTATCTAGGAGCCGAGCGCGTTGTTCAGAACTACAACGTAATGGGGGTTGCAAAGGCTGCCCTTGAAGCCTCCGTGCGCTACCTCGCATCTGACCTGGGTGAGTTCAATATTCGTGTTAATGCTATCTCAGCCGGTCCTATCAAGACCTTGGCCGCAGCGGGTATTCCGCAGTTTCGTGACATGTTGTCGGCTTTTGCTGAGAAGGCGCCGATGAAGCGCAACGTCACGCAGGCGGATGTGGCTAACACCGGTCTTTATCTGCTGGGGCCATTAGGTTCTGGGGTTACGGGCGAGGTTGTTTACGTCGATTGTGGCTTCAATATAATGGGTTCATAG
- the gap gene encoding type I glyceraldehyde-3-phosphate dehydrogenase produces MSVGIAINGFGRIGRNIVRQLFTNKQSKQIKVVAINDLTDPLTLAHLLKYDSVHGRFPGTVEAGDGFITVNGQQIKVLAERDPAKLPWGALGASIVLECTGLFTQKEKAKLHMQGGAKKVLISAPAPDPDITLAYGVNHSAYRPTEHHIISNASCTTNCLAPVAKVLVENFGIVRGSMTTIHSYTNDQQILDLPHKDLRRARAAGMSMIPTTTGAAKAVGLVIPELVGKVDGFAIRVPTPDVSVVDFVAELGQDVTTEELNRALQSASENALKGILGFSTEPLVSIDYVGDTHSAIVDSLSTMVVQKRLAKVVAWYDNEMGFSARMCDVAELIAKDL; encoded by the coding sequence ATGAGCGTTGGAATCGCCATTAACGGATTTGGCCGCATCGGACGTAACATCGTGCGCCAGCTCTTCACAAACAAGCAATCTAAGCAGATTAAGGTGGTTGCTATTAACGATCTGACGGATCCGCTGACCCTCGCCCACCTCCTTAAGTACGACTCGGTACACGGCCGTTTTCCTGGCACAGTTGAGGCAGGAGATGGCTTTATTACGGTCAACGGCCAACAGATTAAGGTATTGGCCGAGAGAGACCCTGCCAAGCTGCCTTGGGGTGCTCTAGGGGCTTCAATAGTGCTTGAGTGCACCGGTCTCTTCACCCAAAAGGAGAAAGCCAAGCTACACATGCAGGGCGGCGCCAAGAAGGTTCTGATCTCAGCTCCTGCTCCAGATCCTGACATTACGCTCGCCTATGGTGTTAACCATAGCGCCTACAGGCCTACTGAGCACCATATCATCAGCAACGCTTCGTGTACCACGAACTGTCTTGCTCCTGTGGCCAAGGTGCTCGTAGAAAACTTCGGAATCGTCCGTGGATCTATGACAACGATTCACTCATATACGAACGATCAACAGATCCTCGACCTCCCGCACAAGGACCTGCGGCGTGCCCGCGCAGCTGGCATGTCGATGATTCCAACCACCACTGGCGCTGCCAAGGCAGTTGGGCTTGTTATCCCTGAGCTAGTTGGCAAGGTTGACGGTTTCGCCATTCGCGTTCCAACTCCGGACGTCTCCGTTGTGGATTTTGTAGCTGAGCTTGGCCAGGACGTCACCACAGAGGAGCTCAACCGCGCCCTACAGAGCGCCAGCGAGAACGCCCTTAAAGGCATCCTTGGCTTCTCAACTGAGCCCCTTGTATCGATTGATTACGTCGGTGATACACATTCAGCGATCGTCGACTCACTATCGACCATGGTGGTTCAGAAGAGGCTCGCCAAGGTTGTCGCCTGGTACGATAACGAGATGGGCTTCTCGGCCCGTATGTGCGACGTGGCGGAGTTAATCGCTAAGGACCTTTAG
- a CDS encoding 4-hydroxy-3-methylbut-2-enyl diphosphate reductase, with amino-acid sequence MPKQFDIPRIYRSDLIGEIKRRRSASDARKEDLAPTEIDLGPVLFKISRFFGFCYGVENAIEIAYRALEENPDKRVFILSEMIHNPNVNADLVRLGVRFLQTAEGEQLIPLSILQPDDVVIVPAFGTTKEIFDILGQLGIDPQRYNATCPFVEKVWKRGRQLAQQGHTIVIHGQHTHEETRATFSHIRIDGPSVVVRDRSEAELLARYIRGEAPSEQFYQDFAGRFSQSFTVPQDLIRLGVVNQTTMLAEETHEIAQIIKQALIARFGAETILEHYADTRDTLCYATSENQRAMGGLLDATGDIAVVVGGYNSSNTSHLVELAEGRMPVFYVRDAEEILSRSEIRHLDLHTKSRKLTKNWIPERTPVRILISAGASCPDAMVEAVICKIASFFPQARPVTIPSNLIAP; translated from the coding sequence ATGCCGAAGCAATTTGACATACCGCGAATTTATCGCTCGGACCTGATAGGGGAGATTAAACGACGACGCTCCGCATCCGATGCGCGCAAGGAGGACCTAGCGCCGACCGAGATCGATCTCGGTCCGGTTTTGTTTAAGATCTCGCGCTTTTTCGGGTTCTGTTACGGCGTAGAGAACGCCATCGAGATAGCTTACCGCGCCCTAGAAGAAAATCCAGATAAGCGCGTCTTTATCCTAAGCGAGATGATCCATAATCCGAACGTGAACGCCGATCTGGTGCGCCTAGGGGTGCGGTTTCTTCAGACCGCAGAGGGGGAGCAGCTAATTCCGTTATCTATCCTGCAACCCGACGACGTTGTGATCGTGCCGGCGTTCGGAACAACCAAGGAGATCTTTGATATTTTGGGGCAGTTGGGGATCGACCCACAACGCTACAACGCCACCTGTCCATTTGTTGAGAAGGTTTGGAAGCGTGGACGCCAACTTGCGCAACAGGGCCACACGATAGTTATTCATGGTCAGCATACACATGAAGAGACGCGCGCCACATTTTCGCACATTCGTATCGATGGGCCGAGCGTGGTTGTGAGAGATCGGAGTGAAGCCGAACTGCTAGCCAGGTATATTAGGGGAGAAGCTCCAAGTGAACAGTTCTATCAAGATTTTGCCGGAAGATTCTCGCAGAGCTTTACTGTCCCTCAGGATCTTATTCGTTTGGGCGTAGTGAATCAGACCACGATGCTTGCCGAGGAGACGCATGAGATAGCGCAGATTATAAAGCAGGCCCTGATCGCGCGCTTCGGAGCCGAGACCATCTTAGAACACTACGCCGATACCAGGGATACCTTGTGTTATGCAACCTCAGAGAATCAACGCGCCATGGGCGGACTATTAGATGCGACAGGTGATATCGCCGTGGTCGTTGGGGGATATAACTCTTCAAACACCTCGCATCTGGTTGAACTAGCAGAGGGCAGAATGCCGGTATTCTATGTGCGTGATGCGGAGGAGATCCTTAGTCGCTCGGAGATCCGGCACCTGGATCTACACACTAAATCTCGCAAATTAACGAAAAATTGGATCCCTGAGCGCACGCCGGTTAGGATTTTAATATCGGCCGGAGCGAGCTGCCCTGACGCCATGGTTGAGGCTGTAATCTGTAAGATCGCAAGCTTCTTTCCGCAGGCGCGCCCCGTCACCATTCCGAGCAATCTGATAGCGCCTTAG
- a CDS encoding tetratricopeptide repeat protein codes for MRRVGVVLIALLVNGCAGYDLGKKVTRLERSMNDMRAFQAEQTESINSIDSQVKLISGRLEELEFSQNKRLGSDLSAIRDDLSSLKKRVPPPTVVPIAELEADEVWANGLAADKAQIFMDALGCLRDGRFADALPLLQNATEHADTGDKAGVVLFWQGVAYDGLSDNRGALRSYAEVVARFPKSNRAPASLLRQASVLLRLGDKDTARDSLKKLIKDYAKSSEATVAKERLKELK; via the coding sequence ATGAGGCGAGTTGGCGTTGTATTGATAGCTCTATTGGTGAACGGTTGCGCCGGCTACGATCTTGGAAAAAAGGTTACCCGATTAGAGCGCAGTATGAACGATATGCGCGCTTTTCAAGCGGAACAGACCGAATCAATTAACTCTATTGATAGTCAGGTTAAGCTCATCTCTGGAAGGCTTGAGGAGCTTGAGTTCTCGCAGAATAAGCGCCTAGGCTCCGATCTTTCGGCTATCAGGGATGATCTCAGCTCTCTTAAAAAACGGGTTCCGCCACCGACAGTAGTTCCAATTGCAGAGCTTGAGGCCGATGAGGTCTGGGCAAATGGGCTCGCCGCAGATAAGGCGCAGATATTTATGGATGCCCTGGGATGTTTGCGTGATGGTAGGTTCGCAGATGCGCTGCCGCTTCTGCAGAATGCAACTGAACATGCTGATACTGGGGATAAGGCCGGAGTCGTATTATTTTGGCAGGGAGTTGCCTACGATGGTTTAAGCGATAATCGGGGGGCGTTGCGCTCGTATGCCGAGGTCGTGGCGCGATTTCCAAAGAGCAACAGAGCTCCAGCAAGTTTGCTTCGTCAGGCCTCAGTGTTGCTTCGTCTGGGTGATAAAGATACCGCACGCGATAGCCTTAAGAAACTGATCAAGGACTACGCCAAGTCATCCGAGGCCACCGTCGCAAAGGAGCGACTGAAGGAGCTTAAATAG
- the rpsT gene encoding 30S ribosomal protein S20 — MANHKSAIKRHRQSLKRRDSNRSAKAEVRTALKRASAAATSGDKVEAQKLARSAESLMSKASKKGLFHKATLARKISRIQAQVNKA; from the coding sequence ATGGCCAATCACAAATCTGCAATTAAGCGTCACCGTCAGAGCCTCAAGCGTCGCGATTCAAACCGTTCAGCCAAGGCTGAGGTAAGGACCGCCCTAAAGCGTGCCTCTGCGGCTGCAACATCTGGCGATAAGGTAGAGGCTCAGAAGCTCGCTCGTTCAGCTGAGTCCCTTATGTCGAAGGCTTCTAAGAAGGGCCTCTTCCACAAGGCGACCTTAGCGCGCAAGATCAGCAGAATTCAGGCTCAGGTAAATAAGGCGTAG
- the ribF gene encoding riboflavin biosynthesis protein RibF, which produces MSFAKRVRLARYPRELPEQWRGAAVAIGNFDGIHLGHKAVLSALAQVAGDRPRIALSFYPHPIRVLRGGDEPRCLSSVREKAERLAELKVQLLYLIHFTKSFSQLSARSFIEQVLVRALGATAIVVGEDVAVGRGREGNLEFLKRELPNYGITLHVVPRFELAGVRTGSRTIRDLVGIGDMRAAAHLMGSPFTISARVGHGDKRGSMIGYPTANIAVGKRLIPKRGVYACYVEVLGASYKGVANIGTRPTFNGRCERLEVHILDIQARSLYGCRMHVSFIERLRDEERFGSVEELKAQIGRDVETARRSLTDV; this is translated from the coding sequence ATGAGTTTTGCAAAACGTGTCCGCTTAGCCCGTTATCCACGCGAGCTCCCCGAACAGTGGAGGGGTGCGGCCGTTGCGATCGGAAACTTTGATGGTATTCACCTCGGGCATAAAGCTGTCCTCAGTGCGTTGGCGCAGGTAGCAGGAGATCGACCCAGGATCGCGCTTTCATTCTATCCCCATCCGATCAGGGTGCTACGGGGTGGAGATGAGCCCCGCTGCTTAAGTAGCGTGCGTGAGAAAGCCGAGAGGCTTGCCGAGCTAAAGGTTCAGCTACTGTACCTTATTCATTTTACAAAGAGCTTCTCGCAACTATCTGCGAGAAGCTTTATCGAACAGGTGCTGGTTCGTGCGCTCGGTGCTACTGCCATCGTTGTTGGTGAGGATGTTGCTGTTGGGCGTGGGCGCGAGGGTAACCTTGAGTTCCTTAAGCGTGAGTTGCCGAATTACGGAATTACACTACACGTTGTGCCCCGTTTTGAGCTGGCAGGGGTGCGAACCGGCTCGCGCACCATAAGAGATCTGGTTGGGATCGGGGATATGCGCGCAGCAGCGCATCTGATGGGCTCGCCCTTTACTATCTCGGCCCGTGTTGGTCACGGAGATAAGCGCGGAAGTATGATCGGCTATCCAACCGCCAATATCGCGGTTGGAAAACGGCTCATACCGAAGCGCGGCGTATATGCCTGTTACGTTGAGGTGCTCGGTGCCTCATACAAGGGGGTTGCGAATATCGGTACCCGCCCGACCTTTAACGGACGTTGCGAGCGGCTGGAGGTTCATATCCTAGATATTCAAGCGCGCAGTCTGTATGGTTGTCGTATGCATGTTAGTTTTATTGAGCGGTTACGTGATGAAGAGAGATTCGGCTCCGTTGAGGAGCTAAAGGCTCAGATCGGTAGGGATGTAGAAACTGCTCGCAGGAGTTTAACAGATGTCTAA
- the tolQ gene encoding protein TolQ, which translates to MIFGSGFVVQSVLILLIILSVWSWAITIAKVIQFRKAKKTSDEFAQVFWDSRNFSRIDESSRRLTDSPLATVFTSGYRELLLTLQEGKDGARPMSTDIAAELGTVERALRRTELEETHRLENGVTFLASVASAAPFIGLFGTVWGIMNAFHGLSQAKNSTIQAVAPGISEALVATAIGLAAAIPAAIAFNYFTASIRRFRQSMDSFSEEFLNIARRYFVK; encoded by the coding sequence ATGATATTCGGCTCGGGCTTCGTTGTTCAGAGCGTCTTAATCCTTCTTATTATCCTCTCGGTATGGAGTTGGGCGATAACTATCGCCAAGGTCATTCAGTTTAGAAAGGCCAAGAAAACCTCAGATGAGTTCGCCCAGGTTTTCTGGGATTCACGTAACTTCTCACGTATCGACGAGTCCTCTCGCCGTCTGACAGATAGCCCGTTGGCAACTGTCTTTACCTCCGGCTACCGGGAGCTCCTTCTTACCCTCCAAGAGGGCAAGGACGGGGCTAGGCCCATGAGCACTGATATTGCAGCCGAACTAGGCACGGTTGAGCGGGCCCTCAGACGTACTGAGCTAGAGGAGACCCATCGTCTTGAAAATGGAGTAACGTTTCTTGCCAGCGTTGCAAGTGCTGCGCCCTTTATCGGACTCTTCGGAACGGTGTGGGGAATTATGAACGCCTTTCATGGACTCAGTCAGGCCAAGAACTCAACTATCCAGGCCGTAGCGCCAGGTATCTCTGAAGCGCTCGTAGCAACCGCTATTGGTCTCGCAGCGGCGATTCCAGCGGCGATCGCCTTTAACTATTTTACAGCCTCTATCAGGAGGTTTCGTCAATCGATGGACAGCTTCTCTGAGGAGTTTCTAAACATCGCGCGGCGTTATTTTGTCAAGTAG
- a CDS encoding adenosine kinase has protein sequence MKSIDVSGVCNGIVDIFTDVTEQDFASLGFEKGAMRLVEASDQQELLSRLGTVKPVMVSGGSVANSLIAISQLGGTSAVYCRLADDEYGRFYHNECLSLGMKVPVPLASEGATGTCVVIITPDAERTLRTALGACTTLADTHIESEIIADSRWLFIEGYVFSNSDQGRAAIKRSIDIASKSDTKVAVTCSDAWVVHGFATHLEQALEQTDLIFANEEEAAALSNTKEITAAGRVLKERFPHVVLTAGARGAYIWWQGEELHVPAFPSQPRDLTGAGDMFAGAFLYGINYGLTPFEAARRACYLAHHVISQVGARLNGDVKKLWNS, from the coding sequence ATGAAATCAATCGATGTAAGTGGCGTATGTAACGGGATCGTGGATATCTTTACCGATGTAACGGAACAGGATTTCGCGTCCCTCGGATTCGAAAAGGGCGCGATGCGCCTGGTAGAGGCCTCGGATCAGCAGGAGCTGTTAAGCCGTCTCGGGACAGTTAAGCCTGTAATGGTAAGCGGTGGTTCAGTAGCCAATTCGCTTATCGCAATCTCGCAACTTGGCGGCACCAGCGCAGTATATTGTCGTCTTGCTGATGATGAGTATGGCCGTTTCTACCACAACGAGTGCCTCTCCCTCGGAATGAAGGTGCCGGTGCCACTTGCTTCCGAAGGGGCGACCGGTACCTGTGTGGTGATTATTACCCCCGACGCTGAGCGCACACTCAGAACGGCTCTGGGAGCTTGTACTACCCTTGCAGATACGCATATAGAGTCCGAGATTATAGCTGATTCACGCTGGCTTTTTATCGAGGGGTATGTATTTTCAAACTCCGATCAGGGACGGGCCGCAATTAAGCGCTCAATTGATATAGCTAGTAAATCCGATACGAAGGTGGCGGTAACCTGTTCGGATGCATGGGTCGTGCACGGTTTCGCTACACATCTAGAGCAGGCTCTTGAACAGACGGATCTGATCTTCGCCAATGAAGAGGAGGCAGCCGCACTCTCAAATACCAAAGAGATCACAGCAGCCGGACGCGTTCTTAAAGAGAGGTTTCCGCACGTTGTGCTGACAGCAGGCGCACGTGGGGCCTATATTTGGTGGCAGGGAGAGGAGCTGCACGTTCCAGCCTTTCCAAGTCAGCCACGCGATCTTACCGGCGCAGGAGATATGTTTGCCGGCGCATTTTTATACGGAATTAATTACGGATTAACTCCGTTCGAGGCAGCAAGGCGAGCGTGCTACCTAGCGCACCACGTTATTAGCCAGGTTGGTGCGCGCTTAAACGGGGACGTTAAAAAGCTCTGGAACTCGTAA
- the tpiA gene encoding triose-phosphate isomerase, which yields MRQQHLLIGNWKMNLGPQHAASFARELRSKTPALTQTQVWVTPPTVSLSATIAELAGCSIVVGAQNVHWASSGAFTGETSPHFLREIGATFSLLGHSERRTYFGETSEQVAARAEGALAANLTAVVCIGETEAELAAGATERVLEEQLAPVLKNLSAEDSARVVLAYEPVWAIGTGKVATLAEIATAHRFIHSLWNKHSFPAQATILYGGSVNPTNFAEILALAEVSGALVGGASIKIDQWLQLIQIAEETPALGS from the coding sequence ATGCGCCAACAACACCTCCTGATCGGAAACTGGAAGATGAACCTAGGCCCGCAGCATGCGGCGTCCTTCGCACGCGAGCTCCGCTCAAAGACTCCGGCGCTCACACAGACGCAGGTCTGGGTTACTCCGCCAACTGTAAGCCTGAGCGCTACTATTGCGGAGTTAGCTGGTTGTTCGATTGTTGTTGGCGCACAGAACGTGCACTGGGCATCATCTGGGGCCTTTACCGGCGAGACCTCGCCACACTTTTTACGCGAGATCGGAGCTACCTTCTCGCTACTTGGACACTCGGAGCGCCGTACCTACTTTGGCGAAACATCGGAGCAGGTAGCCGCACGCGCCGAGGGAGCCCTGGCAGCTAATCTGACCGCGGTGGTGTGCATAGGAGAGACTGAAGCGGAGCTTGCTGCTGGCGCTACCGAGCGTGTTCTTGAGGAACAGTTAGCCCCTGTACTTAAAAACCTCTCTGCAGAGGATAGTGCGAGAGTTGTGCTGGCCTACGAACCTGTCTGGGCTATCGGTACCGGCAAGGTAGCGACGCTAGCTGAGATCGCCACAGCTCACAGATTTATTCACTCCCTGTGGAACAAGCACAGCTTTCCAGCTCAGGCCACCATCCTATACGGGGGTAGTGTAAACCCAACTAACTTTGCCGAGATCCTAGCTCTTGCCGAGGTTAGTGGTGCATTGGTGGGTGGAGCTAGTATTAAGATCGATCAGTGGCTGCAATTAATCCAGATCGCTGAAGAGACCCCCGCTCTAGGGAGTTAG
- the lptE gene encoding LPS assembly lipoprotein LptE yields the protein MLRLMIHGRLLAIALGLSALGLSACGYVLKGSGSVLPPDVKSIYIPTVENNSTQLGLSDIVTDALRDEFDSYGTVSVVDRQNQADATLKVRIVSVRQSTDTVSNTNTASLMDSTMVLAGELRRVTGPVLWRDPLIRVTKTYATDASAVVTTSPDFASGSLSSQDLANLSTREVARGQQQSALTSMASDAARQIYDKAVAPDF from the coding sequence ATGTTGCGTTTAATGATTCACGGCAGACTGCTTGCAATTGCGCTGGGACTCTCTGCGCTGGGACTCTCTGCGTGTGGATATGTTCTAAAGGGTAGTGGCAGCGTTTTGCCACCAGATGTAAAAAGTATCTATATTCCGACCGTTGAGAACAATTCAACCCAGCTTGGGCTCTCTGATATCGTTACGGATGCCCTGCGTGACGAGTTTGATAGTTACGGCACTGTGAGTGTAGTGGACCGCCAGAATCAGGCCGATGCGACCCTTAAGGTCAGGATAGTCTCGGTCAGGCAATCAACCGATACGGTATCCAACACCAATACAGCCTCGTTGATGGATAGCACGATGGTGCTCGCCGGTGAGCTTCGTCGTGTTACAGGACCGGTGTTGTGGCGAGATCCACTGATTCGGGTTACAAAGACCTACGCAACCGATGCCAGTGCCGTTGTTACCACATCCCCCGATTTTGCAAGTGGCTCGCTCTCTAGTCAGGATCTAGCGAACTTAAGTACGCGTGAAGTAGCACGTGGCCAACAGCAATCCGCCCTGACCTCTATGGCGAGCGATGCGGCGCGCCAGATCTACGATAAGGCCGTAGCGCCAGATTTCTAA
- a CDS encoding biopolymer transporter ExbD, protein MASNFSSDTDGPIAAINVTPLVDVMLVLLVIFMVTAPMLQQGVEVDLPKATTAPLRGSSEQIVISLDKAGTIFIGAGNKVELSVLPEKIKAIFANKPPEDHKVYIKGDVALGYGRIMEVMAALHAGGITQIGLVSAAPDGKGA, encoded by the coding sequence ATGGCCAGTAATTTTAGCTCAGATACAGATGGACCGATCGCAGCAATTAACGTTACGCCACTTGTCGACGTAATGCTTGTACTGCTCGTTATCTTCATGGTTACTGCGCCGATGTTGCAGCAGGGGGTTGAGGTTGACCTTCCGAAGGCTACGACCGCACCACTGAGGGGCTCAAGTGAGCAGATCGTAATCTCGCTTGATAAGGCTGGGACTATTTTTATCGGCGCTGGTAATAAGGTCGAGCTGAGCGTATTGCCAGAGAAGATTAAGGCTATCTTTGCCAACAAACCGCCAGAGGATCATAAGGTCTATATCAAGGGCGATGTAGCGCTTGGATACGGACGGATCATGGAGGTTATGGCCGCACTGCATGCAGGTGGAATCACCCAGATCGGGTTGGTTTCAGCGGCGCCAGATGGTAAGGGAGCCTAG
- a CDS encoding energy transducer TonB, which translates to MSALQHKPDDYQRMGIAFSIVGHLIIGYFIFVGVLPNMGELSEPVVYSVSIEGGKTLGGASQVPKDNKPSEVAPMKNVAAEQSQELKVKPEQIEDAQEPVDDAEVSVAEPKPTPKPTPKPTAKATPKPSAKPTAAPSKKTDTKSDPKQTKKSDGEDVDKRLQAALQRYLGESSEGGGKGFGAARVGGQGMGGGVVRPPEFFVYEKLLRSRIKDAWRWYDTNASLITQVSFEIEPDGMVKNVRLVKGSGDGNFDESVMRAVMKASPLPRPPESVYELYFKSVRITFDPRD; encoded by the coding sequence GTGAGCGCCTTGCAACATAAACCTGACGACTATCAGCGCATGGGTATAGCGTTCTCCATCGTTGGGCACCTTATCATTGGCTATTTTATCTTTGTAGGGGTTCTTCCCAATATGGGAGAGCTTTCCGAGCCCGTTGTCTATTCGGTCTCAATTGAGGGTGGCAAGACGCTCGGAGGAGCGAGCCAGGTCCCGAAGGATAATAAGCCAAGCGAGGTTGCTCCCATGAAAAACGTCGCTGCCGAGCAGTCACAGGAGCTCAAAGTTAAGCCTGAGCAGATTGAGGATGCGCAGGAGCCAGTTGATGATGCTGAAGTGAGCGTAGCTGAGCCCAAGCCCACCCCAAAGCCAACGCCAAAACCAACAGCAAAAGCTACTCCTAAACCTAGCGCCAAGCCGACAGCAGCTCCTAGCAAGAAAACAGATACTAAGAGCGATCCAAAACAGACAAAGAAGAGTGATGGTGAGGATGTTGATAAGCGGCTGCAGGCAGCTTTACAGCGCTACCTCGGAGAGTCATCAGAGGGTGGCGGAAAGGGGTTTGGCGCAGCCCGTGTAGGCGGCCAGGGAATGGGGGGAGGGGTTGTGCGTCCCCCTGAATTCTTCGTTTATGAGAAACTACTCCGCAGTCGTATTAAGGATGCTTGGCGTTGGTACGATACAAACGCAAGCTTGATAACGCAGGTCTCATTCGAGATCGAGCCTGATGGTATGGTCAAGAACGTAAGGCTCGTAAAGGGCTCAGGCGATGGCAACTTCGATGAATCGGTGATGCGGGCTGTCATGAAGGCTAGTCCACTGCCGAGGCCCCCAGAGAGCGTCTATGAGCTCTACTTTAAAAGCGTGCGGATAACTTTTGATCCAAGGGATTAA
- a CDS encoding OmpA family protein — translation MRSLKVLAVSLIAVLATGCHCRTAGGPENVPSPNADGPLKDIHFAFDSSKLNGTAKSTLQANADWLKMNAGKKVQVEGHCDERGTAEYNMVLGASRARAGADHLRSLGIPDSDVSTVSYGEELPLDPAHNEAAWSQNRRDHFKVD, via the coding sequence ATGCGAAGTTTAAAAGTTTTAGCAGTAAGTCTGATTGCAGTTCTTGCAACAGGGTGTCATTGCCGCACAGCTGGTGGTCCTGAGAACGTTCCATCACCAAATGCAGATGGTCCACTTAAGGATATTCACTTTGCTTTCGATTCATCTAAGCTCAATGGCACAGCCAAGAGCACACTTCAGGCCAACGCTGATTGGTTGAAGATGAACGCAGGCAAGAAGGTTCAGGTAGAGGGTCACTGCGATGAGCGCGGAACTGCTGAGTACAATATGGTACTTGGTGCTAGCCGTGCTCGCGCTGGAGCAGACCACCTACGTTCGCTAGGAATTCCTGACTCTGATGTTAGCACAGTGAGCTATGGAGAGGAGCTTCCGCTCGATCCAGCGCACAATGAGGCTGCATGGAGTCAGAATCGCCGCGATCACTTCAAGGTCGATTAG